One part of the Tenacibaculum sp. 190130A14a genome encodes these proteins:
- a CDS encoding DUF4097 family beta strand repeat-containing protein: protein MKRFIFFIGLLLSYSTLTAQKKVTEKISASNIESVFVNVKFAEKIEVKNWSRNEISVEALVNINDNQDNDTFSLKGQASNSQYEVTSDYGNLFKRYKKKTTGTSKGKKSKSYNYCDQHNDIKINYTVYVPNGIALKVKSISGDVDALSYDGKLTLDLISGNVTVKKHSKKMNLKTISGDIDLVVTDAKFKAETLTGTVYSDLDIEFNKNKRNVVGSKIYGTVKNGIASLNLKTISGNIYLRKK from the coding sequence ATGAAAAGATTCATCTTCTTCATAGGGCTTCTATTGTCTTATAGTACCCTAACAGCACAGAAAAAAGTTACCGAAAAAATCAGCGCTTCTAATATTGAAAGTGTATTTGTAAACGTAAAGTTCGCAGAAAAAATAGAAGTAAAAAACTGGAGTAGAAATGAAATATCTGTAGAAGCTCTAGTAAATATTAATGATAATCAAGACAATGATACTTTTAGTTTAAAAGGTCAAGCATCAAATAGTCAATATGAAGTTACTTCAGACTACGGAAACCTATTCAAAAGGTATAAAAAGAAAACTACAGGAACAAGTAAAGGAAAAAAATCTAAAAGTTATAACTATTGCGACCAACACAACGATATAAAAATTAACTATACTGTGTATGTTCCTAATGGAATTGCTTTAAAAGTTAAAAGTATTTCGGGAGATGTAGATGCATTAAGTTATGACGGAAAACTTACGCTAGATTTAATTAGCGGTAACGTTACTGTGAAAAAACATTCTAAAAAAATGAATCTTAAAACAATTAGCGGAGATATCGATTTGGTAGTAACCGATGCCAAATTTAAAGCTGAAACGCTCACAGGAACTGTATATTCAGATTTAGACATAGAATTTAATAAGAACAAGAGAAATGTTGTAGGCAGTAAAATTTATGGCACAGTTAAAAATGGGATTGCCTCATTAAACTTAAAAACAATTAGTGGTAATATATATTTAAGAAAGAAATAG
- a CDS encoding HEAT repeat domain-containing protein → MDCNQIQDKLIDYIEKQLSQDEMNTIETHLESCNSCKEELEHTRKLLSFFSSDSMEVPSKQLKANFEKMLHEEIEKQGPKVIPIRSNTPWKTYIRIAASILIVISAYLIGQQSSNHNSSNIKEQQVLALLENQSASKRILAVSQAEEFNNNDTQIINALIQKLFNDKNVNVRLAAAEALAKFSSLESVRQALIKSLETEKVPTMQIELIQILARIQEKRALDPMKKLLDNDETPTYVKQQLEYNIASLF, encoded by the coding sequence ATGGATTGTAACCAAATACAAGATAAACTCATTGATTATATCGAAAAACAACTCTCACAAGATGAGATGAATACTATTGAAACTCATTTAGAATCTTGCAATAGCTGTAAAGAAGAACTAGAACACACAAGGAAGTTGTTGTCATTTTTTTCTTCTGATAGTATGGAAGTTCCTAGCAAGCAACTAAAAGCTAATTTTGAGAAAATGCTTCATGAAGAAATTGAGAAGCAGGGACCAAAAGTTATTCCTATTCGTTCAAATACGCCTTGGAAAACATATATAAGAATTGCCGCAAGTATTTTAATCGTAATAAGTGCTTATTTAATTGGACAACAATCAAGCAACCATAATTCATCAAATATAAAAGAACAACAAGTGTTGGCACTATTAGAAAACCAATCTGCTAGTAAACGTATTCTTGCAGTTTCTCAAGCAGAAGAGTTTAATAATAACGACACTCAAATAATTAATGCTCTTATACAAAAGTTATTTAATGATAAAAATGTAAACGTGCGTTTGGCTGCAGCAGAAGCACTGGCAAAGTTTTCTTCATTAGAAAGTGTAAGGCAAGCATTGATAAAATCGTTAGAAACGGAAAAAGTACCTACTATGCAAATTGAATTAATTCAAATTCTAGCTAGGATTCAAGAAAAAAGAGCGCTCGACCCTATGAAAAAACTATTAGACAACGACGAAACACCAACATACGTAAAACAACAGTTAGAATACAACATCGCAAGTTTGTTCTAG
- a CDS encoding RNA polymerase sigma factor, with translation MKHLTDEELMLAVANGELKQLSILFDRYHVRIFNFFNKMVHNKMVSEDLTQEVFVKVLKYRTSYKSGNFTSWIYTIARNIFSSYYQKQKKERTNIIENELIGTDETLITNSNQEELEHLQKSLLRLNESDRELIVMHRFQEINYGQIAEIIGSSEGAVKVKVHRALKKLKDIFFQTTHN, from the coding sequence TTGAAACATCTAACTGATGAAGAATTAATGTTAGCAGTAGCTAATGGAGAACTAAAACAATTGTCTATTTTATTTGATAGATATCATGTTCGCATCTTTAATTTTTTCAACAAAATGGTACATAACAAAATGGTTAGTGAAGATTTAACTCAAGAGGTATTTGTAAAAGTTTTGAAATATCGAACTTCCTATAAAAGCGGAAACTTTACTTCTTGGATTTATACAATAGCAAGAAACATTTTTTCAAGTTATTATCAAAAACAAAAAAAAGAAAGAACCAATATTATAGAAAATGAACTTATAGGCACTGATGAAACATTAATTACCAACAGTAATCAAGAAGAGCTAGAACATTTACAAAAATCACTTTTGCGTTTAAATGAGTCCGATAGAGAATTGATTGTAATGCATCGATTTCAGGAAATAAACTACGGACAAATAGCAGAAATCATTGGAAGTTCGGAAGGAGCGGTAAAAGTAAAAGTACACAGAGCTTTAAAAAAGTTAAAGGATATTTTCTTTCAAACAACACACAATTAA